In one window of Arachis ipaensis cultivar K30076 chromosome B06, Araip1.1, whole genome shotgun sequence DNA:
- the LOC107647595 gene encoding uncharacterized protein LOC107647595, translated as MCHKESSAVVQFETMPAYQGDDLVGDIRVLYRVFWSYYSCIRAFRHCKPVVQVDGTHLYGKYKGCLLVAVSQDDNNNIVPIAFAIVEGETSDGWHFFLSKLRQHVVTRNGVGLISDRHESINTAVERSNGAWSPPRAFHMFYIRHIESNFLRKFKAPYLQKLVVNIGNLLYALAYDGGYRWGHMTTNLVECINSVLKGARNLLITALVKATFYMLNELFTRKRAEAEARINSGHMFSDIVPSKLHTNQLASGNIQVDRIPCRHVFACCANQRLDWHVYVHDVYKMDQVRRVYRARFRPLGNPTTWPAYNGPRFVPNPYLRRITKGRPRMTRFLNEIDTRMLRRPRRCRLCGAEGHSRSRCRQSAGANADRDAQ; from the exons gtgtcataaGGAGTCATCAGCTGTTGTCCAGTTTGAGACTATGCCTGCATATCAAGGCGATGACTTGGTGGGTGATATTCGGGTACTATATCGAGTATTTTGGAGTTATTACTCATGCATCAGGGCATTCAGACATTGTAAGCCAGTTGTCCAGGTGGATGGGACTCACTTGTACGGAAAGTATAAGGGTTGTCTACTAGTGGCAGTTTCACAGGATGACAACAACAATATCGTCCCAATTGCGTTTGCTATtgtggagggagagacttctgatgGATGGCACTTTTTCCTTAGTAAACTGCGTCAACATGTTGTCACTCGGAATGGTGTGGGACTGATATCCGACCGACACGAATCCATCAATACCGCTGTGGAACGCAGTAACGGAGCTTGGTCACCTCCTAGAGCTTTTCATATGTTTTACATCAGGCATATAGAGTCGAATTTTTTGAGAAAGTTCAAGGCACCGTACCTGCAAAAATTGGTCGTCAACATTGGTAACCTTTTA TACGcattggcatatgatggtggctaccgatggggtcacatgacgacgaatcTAGTAGAATGCATCAATTCAGTAttgaagggtgcacgcaatctCCTCATTACTGCTCTTGTGAAGGCAACATTCTACATGCTTAATGAGTTGTTCACCCGAAAAAGAGCGGAGGCGGAAGCCCGGATTAATTCTGGCCATATGTTTTCTGATATCGTGCCCTCGAAGTTGCATACAAACCAACTTGCATCAGGAAACATTCAG GTGGACCGGATCCCCTGTAGACATGTGTTCGCATGTTGTGCCAACCAGCGACTGGATTGGCATGTGTATGTGCATGATGTGTATAAGATGGACCAAGTTCGGCGGGTGTACCGCGCCAGGTTTAGGCCACTAGGTAATCCTACTACATGGCCTGCTTACAACGGACCTCGGTTTGTACCAAATCCGTACCTGAGACGCATCACGAAAGGTCGTCCCAGGATGACGCGGTTCTTGAATGAGATAGACACGCGAATGTTACGTCGTCCTAGACGATGTAGGCTATGTGGGGCTGAGGGACACAGTCGTAGTAGATGCCGTCAGTCAGCTGGTGCAAATGCCGACAGAGATGCTCAATAG